The Zygosaccharomyces rouxii strain CBS732 chromosome G complete sequence genome contains a region encoding:
- the RFA1 gene encoding replication factor A subunit protein RFA1 (highly similar to uniprot|P22336 Saccharomyces cerevisiae YAR007C RFA1 Subunit of heterotrimeric Replication Factor A (RF-A) which is a highly conserved single-stranded DNA binding protein involved in DNA replication repair and recombination), protein MSDVQLSRGDFHLIFTSQKRYDNPVDGVYQVYNIRKSEAGNSNRKNLIMISDGVYHMKALMRNKAAAKLDSLELQRGDVICVTVAEPAIVKEKGKYVLLVDDFDLVQSGLALFNSSSEFLDHYFAANPNETLRDDTGNRSGATSTASGEPNNTPKPQQAKPNTGSNFPMGSGSQKSRPIFAIEQLSPYQNIWTIKARVSYKGDIKTWHNQRGDGKLLNLNFLDTSGEIRGTAFNDNATKFNEILQEGKVYFLSKARLQPAKPQFSNLPHPYELMLDRDTVVEECLDASDVPKTHFSFIKLNTIQNQEANSTVDVLGIIQTVNPHFELISRAGKRFDRRDITIVDDSEYSIAVGLWNQQAVDFNLPEGSVVAIKSVRVTDFGGKSLSMGFTSTMIPNPEIPEAYSLKGWFDNTGRNLQYHSLKEEVNETNSTTNLVKYISERTTIATAQAQNLGRNEKGDFFSIKAAVSFLKVDNFAYPACLNENCNKKVIEQPDQTWRCEKCDTNHPSPDWRYLLTISVLDETGQLWLTLFNDQAKQLLKVEASELVLLKESDPTAFSKITQSLQMNQYSFRIRAREDNYNNQSRIRYTVSNLHNINYKAEADFLAEQLTQSLLE, encoded by the coding sequence ATGAGTGACGTTCAGTTATCAAGAGGTGATTTTCACCTCATCTTTACAAGTCAAAAGAGATATGATAATCCTGTCGATGGTGTTTACCAAGTCTACAATATAAGAAAGTCTGAAGCtggtaatagtaatagaaAGAATCTTATTATGATTTCTGATGGTGTTTATCACATGAAGGCATTGATGAGAAATAAAGCTGCTGCAAAGTTAGATTCACTCGAGTTACAAAGAGGAGATGTCATTTGTGTTACAGTTGCAGAGCCGGCAATCGTTAAGGAAAAGGGTAAATATGTCTTATTAGTTGATGATTTCGACTTAGTTCAATCAGGATTGGctttattcaattcttcaagtgaatttttggatCATTATTTCGCAGCAAATCCAAATGAGACTCTCAGAGACGATACCGGCAATCGTAGTGGTGCCACCTCTACAGCAAGTGGCGAACCCAATAACACGCCCAAACCGCAACAAGCTAAACCCAATACCGGCAGTAATTTTCCAATGGGGTCGGGTTCTCAAAAATCGAGACCAATCTTTGCCATCGAACAACTTTCACCATATCAAAACATTTGGACTATCAAGGCAAGAGTCTCTTATAAAGGTGATATTAAGACTTGGCACAATCAGAGAGGGGATGGtaaacttttgaatttgaactTCTTAGATACTTCTGGTGAAATTAGAGGTACTGCATTTAATGATAATGCAACTAAGTTCAAcgaaattttacaagaggGTAAAGTTTACTTTCTATCAAAGGCAAGATTGCAACCTGCAAAACCACAATTTTCCAACTTACCTCATCCATATGAGTTGATGTTGGATAGAGATACAGTCGTGGAAGAATGTTTAGATGCAAGTGATGTACCCAAGACTCATTTCAGTTTTATTAAACTCAATAcaattcaaaatcaagagGCTAACTCTACTGTAGATGTATTGGGCATTATCCAAACAGTTAATCCTCATTTTGAATTAATTTCGAGAGCTGGTAAAAGGTTTGATCGTCGTGATATTACTATCGTTGATGATTCGGAATATTCAATAGCTGTTGGATTATGGAACCAACAGGCAGTGGATTTTAATTTGCCTGAAGGTTCTGTCGTAGCTATCAAGTCAGTACGTGTTACTGATTTCGGTGGTAAATCTTTGTCCATGGGATTTACAAGTACAATGATTCCAAATCCTGAAATTCCGGAAGcttattctttgaaaggTTGGTTCGATAATACAGGCCGTAACCTGCAATACCATTCTTTAAAAGAGGAAGTTAATGAGACCAACTCAACCACTAATCTGGTTAAATACATCAGTGAACGCACTACCATTGCAACCGCTCAAGCTCAAAACTTGGGTAGAAACGAAAAGGGTGATTTCTTTAGTATTAAAGCTGCTGTCAGCTTTTTGAAAGTGGACAATTTTGCATATCCTGCCTGTCTCAACGAGAATTGTAACAAGAAAGTAATAGAACAACCAGATCAAACTTGGAGATGCGAGAAATGTGATACCAATCATCCTTCCCCAGATTGGAGATACTTGCTAACCATCTCTGTATTGGATGAAACTGGTCAATTATGGTTAACCCTTTTCAACGATCAAGCAAAACAACTACTGAAAGTCGAAGCTAGCGAATTGGTCTTGTTGAAAGAAAGCGATCCTACCGCCTTCAGTAAAATTACACAGAGTCTTCAAATGAATCAGTACAGTTTCAGAATAAGAGCTCGTGAAGATAACTACAACAATCAGTCAAGAATAAGGTATACCGTTTCTAATCTGCATAATATTAACTACAAGGCAGAAGCCGACTTTTTGGCTGAGCAATTGACGCAGTCGCTTCTCGAATGA